AGAAAACCGTGACGTTCATCTGTGAGCACCGCGCCGACGGCGCCATGGGCATTGTGGTCAACGCCCCAAGCAATGTGTCCTGGCGGGAAGTGTTCGAGCAACTGTCCCTGAAAGACGTCAGTCAGCGGGGCGAAGAACCGGTACTGATGGGCGGCCCCGTCTCCCAGGAACAGGGATTCGTGCTGCACGGCCGCGGCATGCAGTTTGCCTCCACCGCTGAAGTCACCGACGAAATCAGCCTTACCGCGTCCAAAGACATCCTCGAATCCCTCGCCGCCGGACGCGGCCCCGACGACGTCCTGCTGGCCCTCGGCTATGCGGGCTGGGGCCCCGGCCAACTGGAGGAAGAACTCACCGACAACGCCTGGCTGACCCTGCCGGCGGAACCGGAAATCCTGTTCGCCACCCCGTGCGAAAAACGCTGGCAGACCGCCGCCGCCCGCCACGGTATCGATCTCAGCGGGATCAGCTCCCAGTCCGGCCACGCCTGATGAGTGCCACGACCGCCCTCGCCTTCGACTTCGGCACCGGCTCCATCGGCCTCGCCTACGGCCAGAGCCTCACCGGCAGCGCCCGCGAGCTGGCGCCACTGCCGGCAAAAGACGGCAAGCCGGACTGGGTTCAGGTGGAAAAAATCCTCCAGGAATGGCGCCCCAACGTCCTGCTGGTGGGCCTGCCCCTGAATATGGATGGCACAGAAAGTGACTTTTGCGCCCGTGCGCGCAAGTTCGGCAACCGCTTACACGGCCGTTTCGGCCTGCCGGTGGAATACGCCGATGAACGCCTCAGCA
The Microbulbifer celer DNA segment above includes these coding regions:
- a CDS encoding YqgE/AlgH family protein, yielding MHNPNLDSDLTHGSLRGQFLLAMPAMEDPRFQKTVTFICEHRADGAMGIVVNAPSNVSWREVFEQLSLKDVSQRGEEPVLMGGPVSQEQGFVLHGRGMQFASTAEVTDEISLTASKDILESLAAGRGPDDVLLALGYAGWGPGQLEEELTDNAWLTLPAEPEILFATPCEKRWQTAAARHGIDLSGISSQSGHA
- the ruvX gene encoding Holliday junction resolvase RuvX codes for the protein MSATTALAFDFGTGSIGLAYGQSLTGSARELAPLPAKDGKPDWVQVEKILQEWRPNVLLVGLPLNMDGTESDFCARARKFGNRLHGRFGLPVEYADERLSTRAAKDEARERGHRGDYADNPIDSIAARIFLEDWLRQQP